The following are encoded in a window of Thamnophis elegans isolate rThaEle1 chromosome 14, rThaEle1.pri, whole genome shotgun sequence genomic DNA:
- the SCNN1G gene encoding LOW QUALITY PROTEIN: amiloride-sensitive sodium channel subunit gamma (The sequence of the model RefSeq protein was modified relative to this genomic sequence to represent the inferred CDS: inserted 4 bases in 3 codons; deleted 5 bases in 4 codons) — MAPTEKIKAKIKKTLPVTGPQAPTLKELMHWYCMNTNTHGCRRIVVSRGRLRRVLWIILTLSAVGLILWYCAQLVINYYTASVSVTVQFQKLRFPAVTICNINPYKYSAIKSTSQNWTRRPCRSWSPCITSREQEASPGNAVRRAGSTPRAASFSGSFLPLMKLGSLDAKPTVNVSAGYKRRMNARIISGSSSIVNVRSPRDVVGFQLCDTSNKSDCTVYTFSSGVNAIQEWYKLHYMNIMAQIDAEEKERMSYSAEELMLSCLFDGDSCDARNFTSFHHPLHGNCYTFNSGKEGKILTTSTGGSENGLQVILYIEEADYNPFLVTSTGAKIVIHDQDEYPFIEDIGTEIETATATSIGMHLTTSHRLSRPYSNCTEDGADVPVQNLYNKSYSLQICLHSCFQNSMVKTCGCAQYAQPLPAGAEFCNYKKYPNWMYCYYKLHEQFVKEQLGCQQICREACKLKEWTLTNSLAQWPSSVSEEWILRVLSWDKGLMVPKMLNKTDLANLVVFYKDLMRXVITENPANNIVLLLSNFGGQXGLWMSCSVVCVIEIVEVFFLDAFCIVLRHQWQKAKRWWRGHSSTQDQEEPMGGPQPAQEGYHNAACSQDDDDPPTFNTAMRLSPPXTPPPNYNTLQHISPFSEQLEDTLEVRAQ; from the exons ATGGCTCCTACAGAGAAGATCAAGGCCAAGATCAAGAAAACATTGCCCGTGACGGGCCCCCAGGCCCCCACCCTGAAGGAACTGATGCACTGGTACTGCATGAACACCAACACCCATGGCTGCCGGCGCATCGTGGTCTCCCGGGGACGTCTACGCCGCGTCCTCTGGATCATCCTGACCTTGTCGGCAGTG GGGCTGATCCTGTGGTACTGCGCCCAGTTGGTCATCAACTACTACACAGCCTCTGTCTCTGTCACCGTGCAGTTCCAGAAGCTGCGCTTCCCAGCCGTGACCATCTGCAACATCAACCCTTACAA GTACAGTGCCATAAAGAGCACCTCGCAGAACTGGACAAGGAGACCATGTCGGTCCTGGAGTCCTTGTATAACTTCTCGGGAGCAGGAAGCAAGCCCCGGGAACGCCGTGAGGCGGGCAGGCAGCACTCCAAGAGCAGCAAGTTTCTCAGGGAGTTTTCTTCCCCTGATGAAATTGGGCAGCCTTGACGCCAAGCCCACCGTCAATGTCTCCGCTGGATACAAGCGGCGGATGAATGCCAGAATCATCTCAGGCAGCTCCAGCATAGTCAACGTTAGGAGCCCCCGGGATGTTGTGGGCTTCCAGCTG TGTGACACCAGCAACAAGAGCGACTGCACCGTGTATACCTTCAGCTCAGGTGTCAATGCCATCCAGGAGTGGTACAAGCTGCACTACATGAACATCATGGCTCAGATTGAtgcggaggagaaggagaggatgaGCTACTCAGCAGAGGAGCTGATGCTGAGCTGCTTGTTTGACGGGGACTCCTGTGATGCCAG GAACTTCACTTCCTTCCACCATCCTCTCCACGGGAATTGCTACACCTTCAACagtgggaaagaggggaagatcCTGACCACGTCCACAGGAGGCAGCGAGAACG GGCTGCAGGTGATCCTGTACATAGAAGAAGCCGACTACAACCCCTTCCTGGTGACCTCCACGGGAGCCAAGATTGTGATCCATGACCAGGACGAATACCCCTTCATTGAGGACATCGGCACCGAGATAGAGACGGCCACGGCCACCTCCATCGGGATGCACTT AACCACATCCCACCGTCTCAGCCGGCCATACAGCAACTGCACGGAGGACGGAGCGGATGTTCCTGTGCAAAACCTCTACAACAAAAGCTACTCACTGCAG ATCTGCCTGCATTCCTGCTTCCAGAATTCGATGGTGAAAACCTGTGGATGTGCTCAGTACGCTCAGCCCCTGCCTGCTGGAGCCGAATTCTGCAACTATAAAAAATACCCCAATTGGA TGTACTGTTACTATAAGCTACATGAACAGTTTGTGAAAGAGCAGCTGGGCTGCCAGCAAATCTGCAGAGAAGCTTGCAA ATTGAAAGAGTGGACTCTCACCAACAGTCTGGCCCAGTGGCCATCCAGCGTGTCCGAG GAATGGATCCTCCGCGTTCTCTCTTGGGACAAAGGCCTA ATGGTCCCCAAGATGTTAAACAA gACAGACCTGGCGAATCTAGTGGTGTTCTACAAAGATCTGATGAG GGTCATCACCGAAAACCCAGCCAACAAC ATTGTCCTGCTCCTGTCCAACTTTGGGGGCC CTGGGCTGTGGATGAGCTGCTCGGTGGTCTGTGTCATTGAGATTGTGGAGGTCTTCTTCCTGGACGCCTTCTGCATTGTC CTGCGCCACCAGTGGCAGAAGGCCAAGCGGTGGTGGAGGGGCCACTCAAGCACGCAGGACCAAGAAGAGCCGATGGGGGGCCCCCAACCGGCCCAG GAAGGGTATCACAACGCCGCCTGCAGCCAGGATGACGATGACCCCCCCACCTTCAACACGGCCATGCGGCTCTCCCCAC CAACGCCCCCACCCAACTACAACACTCTGCAGCACATCAGCCCCTTTTCGGAGCAGCTGGAGGACACCCTGGAGGTCAGGGCCCAGTGA